In Agelaius phoeniceus isolate bAgePho1 chromosome 14, bAgePho1.hap1, whole genome shotgun sequence, a single genomic region encodes these proteins:
- the DLG3 gene encoding disks large homolog 3 isoform X11 encodes MMNSSMSSGSGSLRTSEKRSLYVRALFDYDRTRDSCLPSQGLSFSYGDILHVINASDDEWWQARLVTAHGESEQIGVIPSKKRVEKKERARLKTVKFHARTGMIESNRSIKTKRKKSFRLSRKFPFYKSKENLAQESSGQEQGVTSNTSDSESSSKGQEDTILSYEPVTRQEIHYARPVIILGPTKDRINDDLISEFPHKFGSCVPHTTRPRRENEVDGQDYHFVVSREQMEKDIQDNKFIEAGQFNDNLYGTSIQSVRAVAERGKHCILDVSGNAIKRLRQAQLYPIAIFIKPKSIEALMEMNRRQTYEQANKVFDKAMKLEQEFGEYFTAIVQGDSLEEIYSKIKQIIEDQSGHYIWVPSPEKL; translated from the exons AGCCCTGTTTGACTATGACCGGACCAGGGACAGCTGCTTGCCCAGCCAGGGGCTCAGCTTCTCCTACGGGGACATCCTGCACGTCATCAACGCCTCGGATGACGAGTGGTGGCAGGCCAGGCTGGTCACAGCCCACGGCGAGAGCGAGCAGATCGGGGTCATCCCCAGCAAGAAGAG GGTGGAAAAGAAGGAGAGAGCACGGTTGAAAACAGTGAAGTTTCACGCCAGGACTGGCATGATTGAGTCCAACAGG TCGATCAAAACGAAACGTAAAAAGAGTTTCCGCCTCTCTCGAAAGTTCCCATTTTACAAGAGCAAAGAGAAcctggcccaggagagcagcGGACAGGAAC AGGGCGTGACATCAAACACCAGTGACAGCGAGAGCAGTTCCA AAGGACAAGAGGACACCATCCTGTCGTACGAGCCAGTGACGCGGCAAGAAA TTCACTATGCCAGGCCAGTGATCATCCTGGGCCCAACCAAGGACAGAATTAACGACGACCTCATCTCTGAATTCCCTCACAAGTTTGGTTCCTGCGTGCCCC ACACCACCAGGCCTCGGCGTGAGAACGAGGTGGACGGCCAGGATTACCACTTTGTGGTGTCCCGGGAGCAGATGGAGAAAGACATCCAGGACAACAAGTTCATAGAGGCTGGGCAGTTCAATGACAATCTCTATGGCACCAGCATCCAGTCCGTGCGGGCGGTGGCAGAGCGG GGGAAGCACTGCATCCTGGATGTGTCTGGCAATGCTATCAAGAGGTTGCGACAAGCACAACTTTATCCCATTGCCATTTTCATCAAACCTAAATCCATTGAAGCCCTCAT GGAGATGAACCGGAGACAGACATATGAACAGGCCAACAAGGTCTTTGACAAAGCCATGAAACTTGAGCAAGAGTTTGGAGAATATTTTACAG CCATCGTACAAGGAGACTCTCTTGAAGAAATTTACAGCAAAATCAAACAGATCATTGAGGACCAGTCCGGGCACTACATCTGGGTCCCGTCCCCAGAGAAACTCTGA